From Candidatus Amoebophilus asiaticus 5a2, the proteins below share one genomic window:
- a CDS encoding porin family protein, with protein MLVCTTINYVKARPSHNISQPSFGIKLGISFNRTNMSQNIQKRVLNWQKITVSSGNIFWIMGGLTGEYPFTYQFAAAIEIIYERKGCQQLQLRRYEESISLPILLKYYPKSIKKGVNLQLGIQPSLVLSKRYFRLEIDNSKKTEIKEEDLENEEITRSFDLAIIGGIEYAFKNGLKLGTRVSMGILDRYNAKGQDRVATTYSAGNQLYIGYNIAQWF; from the coding sequence ATGCTAGTATGTACAACCATTAATTATGTAAAAGCTAGACCATCTCATAATATAAGCCAACCCTCTTTTGGGATAAAATTGGGAATAAGTTTTAACAGAACTAATATGAGCCAAAATATACAAAAGAGGGTTTTAAATTGGCAAAAAATTACCGTAAGTTCTGGAAATATTTTCTGGATTATGGGTGGACTAACTGGAGAATATCCATTTACATACCAATTTGCTGCAGCTATAGAAATAATATATGAGAGAAAAGGTTGCCAGCAACTTCAATTAAGACGATATGAAGAAAGTATTTCATTACCTATATTACTTAAATATTATCCTAAATCCATAAAAAAAGGAGTTAACCTACAACTAGGAATTCAGCCTAGCTTGGTCTTATCTAAAAGATATTTTCGATTAGAAATAGATAATTCAAAAAAAACGGAAATAAAAGAAGAAGATTTAGAGAATGAGGAGATAACGAGATCATTTGATTTAGCAATTATTGGTGGCATAGAATATGCTTTCAAAAATGGCTTAAAGTTAGGTACTCGTGTAAGCATGGGAATTTTAGACCGGTACAATGCTAAAGGACAAGACCGGGTTGCTACAACTTATTCAGCAGGAAACCAACTTTATATAGGGTATAATATTGCACAATGGTTTTAA